The Montipora capricornis isolate CH-2021 chromosome 3, ASM3666992v2, whole genome shotgun sequence genome window below encodes:
- the LOC138043791 gene encoding uncharacterized protein translates to MMTFGKNFLTEAERTSILGYCTSLKCRIMDKLNNRKVKANVNTSYQRDIERSFSVIYHNLKRIQEERSKEGNLMSRNSEPHLSSPNAALPQRNEETGVLQRSNSSKGSNPLRGKTRRFTETILQ, encoded by the exons ATGATGACTTTTGGTAAAAACTTTTTGACTGAAGCAGAGAGAACATCGA tTCTCGGATACTGTACGTCGTTAAAGTGCCGCATCATGGACAAGCTCAACAACAGAAAGGTCAAAGCTAACGTTAACACAAGTTACCAAAGAGACATAGAGAGGTCCTTTTCTGTAATCTACCATAATCTCAAACGAATACAAGAAGAAAGATCAAAGGAAGGGAACTTGATGAGTAGAAATAGTGAGCCACATTTGTCTTCACCTAACGCTGCACTGCCACAGAGGAACGAGGAAACCGGTGTCCTTCAGAGATCGAACTCTTCAAAGGGTTCAAATCCTCTGCGAGGAAAGACAAGAAGG